Proteins from a genomic interval of Capsicum annuum cultivar UCD-10X-F1 chromosome 4, UCD10Xv1.1, whole genome shotgun sequence:
- the LOC107866964 gene encoding alcohol acyltransferase 9, giving the protein MLFTELPDCVYSKEPIFISPISPTPNHTLYLSNLDDQMFLRFSIKYLYLFTKSINLEKLKHSLSRVLVDYYPLAGRLRKCPENNHKLQVDCNGEGAVFAEAFLDLSADELLVISNKPDKSWRKLLYKVEAQSFLDIPPLVVQVTNLRCGGMILCTAINHCLCDGIGTAQFLHSWAHYNKDPTSTLPIPPFHSRHVLTPRDPPQITSIHPAFTKIPLNDQNPQFNLNLHQYLQSQPTTPASITFSQSQILHLKRQCSPSVKSTSFEVLASHTWRCWVKSLDLPSSINVKLLFSVNVRKTVKPELPQGYYGNGFVLGCAEAPVKQVVNGNLQDTVKLVQHAKSELTNDAVKSIVDLLEDKTVKTDFSTSLVISQWSRLSLEEVNFGEGKAIQMGPLTSDIYCLFLPSVGEIDAVRVLVSLPENVVKKFEYYMKELWEVNDINGDIIKGHLQYENHKMISA; this is encoded by the exons ATGTTATTCACAGAACTTCCAGATTGTGTTTATTCAAAAGAGCCAATTTTCATAAGTCCAATTAGTCCAACACCAAATCACACCCTTTATTTATCAAATCTTGATGATCAAATGTTCCTTAGATTTTCCATTAAGTACCTCTATCTTTTTACTAAGTCCATAAATTTGGAAAAACTTAAACATTCTCTATCAAGGGTTTTAGTTGATTATTACCCTTTAGCAGGAAGATTAAGAAAATGTCCAGAAAATAATCATAAACTTCAAGTTGATTGTAATGGAGAAGGTGCTGTTTTTGCTGAAGCATTTTTGGATTTAAGTGCTGATGAACTTCTTGTTATTTCTAATAAGCCTGATAAATCTTGGAGGAAATTATTGTATAAAGTTGAAGCTCAAAGTTTCTTGGATATTCCTCCTCTAGTTGTGcag GTAACAAATCTCCGTTGCGGGGGCATGATCCTCTGCACCGCAATCAATCACTGTCTATGTGATGGCATCGGAACCGCCCAATTTTTACATTCATGGGCCCACTACAACAAGGACCCCACCAGCACTCTACCAATCCCACCGTTCCACTCTCGCCACGTGTTAACACCCCGTGATCCACCACAAATAACCTCGATACATCCCGCATTTACGAAAATACCCCTCAATGATCAAAATCCCCAATTTAACCTCAACCTTCACCAATATTTACAATCGCAACCTACTACCCCTGCTTCTATTACCTTTTCACAATCCCAAATTCTTCACTTGAAAAGACAATGTTCTCCCTCGGTAAAATCCACTAGCTTTGAAGTCCTAGCATCTCACACGTGGCGGTGTTGGGTAAAATCGTTGGATTTACCGTCCTCAATCAACGTGAAACTCCTATTTTCCGTGAACGTCAGGAAAACTGTAAAACCGGAATTACCACAAGGGTATTATGGGAATGGATTTGTGCTAGGTTGCGCGGAGGCACCGGTAAAGCAAGTGGTGAATGGTAATTTACAAGACACGGTAAAATTAGTGCAACATGCAAAGTCCGAATTAACTAACGACGCGGTAAAATCCATCGTGGATTTATTAGAGGATAAAACGGTAAAAACGGATTTCTCAACTAGTTTGGTAATTTCACAATGGTCAAGATTGAGCTTGGAGGAAGTAAATTTTGGAGAAGGTAAAGCAATACAAATGGGACCATTAACGAGTGATATTTACTGCTTGTTTTTACCATCAGTGGGTGAAATTGATGCTGTTAGAGTATTGGTTTCTTTGCCAGAAAATGTTGTGAAGAAATTTGAATATTATATGAAGGAACTTTGGGAGGTAAATGATATTAATGGAGATATCATCAAAGGACATCTTCAATATGAAAACCACAAAATGATTTCTGCTTGA